From the Alkalibacter rhizosphaerae genome, one window contains:
- a CDS encoding carboxymuconolactone decarboxylase family protein translates to MRIHENRKLHSVLESYFILMKGMRTVRYMAKARRSGELSQPFVERLMLAVTEVNGCLICSYAHTKMALEAGLKNEEIQRMLAGEFEDAPVEELPAILFAQHYTESRGKPSRKAWDRIVDVYGEPKALRILGAIRMIMIGNAYGIPWSSLTNRLKGKPDPRSNLAYELTMLLTMIPFTIVAMVHGKMKNAGEDPMFGY, encoded by the coding sequence ATGAGGATCCATGAAAACAGAAAGTTGCATTCCGTGTTGGAATCCTATTTCATTCTCATGAAAGGGATGCGTACCGTCCGATACATGGCCAAGGCCCGAAGATCGGGTGAATTGTCCCAGCCCTTTGTCGAACGGTTGATGCTTGCCGTTACTGAAGTAAACGGGTGCTTGATCTGTTCCTACGCCCACACAAAAATGGCGTTGGAAGCAGGATTGAAAAATGAGGAGATCCAGCGAATGCTGGCCGGAGAATTTGAAGATGCACCGGTAGAGGAACTGCCTGCGATCCTATTTGCGCAACATTACACGGAAAGTCGGGGCAAACCTTCCAGAAAAGCGTGGGACAGGATCGTGGATGTATATGGAGAGCCAAAAGCCCTGAGGATCCTTGGTGCCATCCGGATGATCATGATCGGCAACGCTTATGGCATCCCTTGGAGCTCCTTGACCAATCGATTGAAAGGCAAACCGGATCCAAGGAGCAATTTGGCTTATGAGCTGACCATGCTGCTTACCATGATCCCATTTACGATCGTGGCCATGGTTCATGGAAAAATGAAAAATGCCGGGGAAGATCCCATGTTCGGATACTGA